The Stutzerimonas stutzeri genome segment CCTGCTGGAGGCACCGGAATGAGCCTGATGCCACGTTCGCTGAGCCTGCGGCTGGCGCTGATGTTCGCGCTGGTCAGCACGGCGCTGCTGGGCGCCATCGGTTTCTATCTGTACCAGTCACTGGAGCGCGAGATCGCCTGGCGCGACGATCAGGCCTTGCTGGGTCGGCTGGAGCGCATGCGAGCCCTGCTCGATGACAGCGATAGCATCGAGGCATTGCGTGAGCGGCCCCAGCTCTACGCCAACATGCTCGGCAATCGGGACAACCTGCTCTGGGTGCTGGGAGAGGGCGGCCAGCCGCTGATCGAGATCAATCCTGCCAAGCTGGCGATCCCGCAGCTGCCGCTTGAGGCGCAGCCGCGACTCGATGACCTTGGCGACCAGGCGCGCCTGGCCTGGGTGCATATCGAGCGGCCGGAGGGCGGTCTGACGTTGATCGCCGGCAAATTGCTGGCCGAGCGTGAGCAGATGCTGGCGGCGTACCGCCTGAAACTCTGGCTGGCGCTGGTAACCGGCGCGCTGCTGGCGTTTCTGCTGGGCTGGCTGGTCAGCGAGCGGGGGCTGCGGCCGGTGCGCCAGCTGACCCGCCGCGCATTGGCGATCGACGTCCAGCACCTGCACCTGCGAATCGACGATTGCGCCGAGTTCAGTGAGCTCCGCGCCTTGAGCGATGCACTGAACCAGATGCTGGCGCGGCTAGAGGCGGGTTTCACCCAGCTGTCGCGGTTCTCCGAGGATCTGGCGCACGAAATGCGCACCCCGCTCAGCAACCTGATGGGCCAGACCCAACAGGCGCTGCGCCGGGTGCGTTCGCTGGAGGACTACCAGAGTCTTCTGGCGTCCAACCAGGAGGAGTACGAGCGTCTGGCGCGCATGATCAACAACATGCTGTTCCTTGCGCGTACCGAGCAGGCAAACGAACGGGTCGGCCTGCAGGAGATCGACCTGGCCGAAGCGGTGGAGCAGATCGGCGACTATTTCGAAGGCATTGCCGAAGAGCACGGCATGCGCCTGCAGAATGAGGCAACCGGCAAGCTGCGGGCCGACCCCGATCTGCTGCGCCGGGCGCTGGCCAACCTGATCGCCAATGCGCTGCGCTACGGCGAGGCGGCGACGGTCGTAACCGTGGTCAGCCAATGCACGGGCGATCGAATCGTGATCAGCGTCGCCAACAAGGGCCCCGCGATTCCTCCGGAGCACCTGCCGCGCCTGTTCGACCGCTTCTATCGCTGCGATCCGTCCCGTGCCGAGCCGGGCGACTCTGGCGGGCTGGGACTGGCCATAGTGCGCTCGATCATGCAGCTGCATGGCGGCGAGGTGCGGGTGACAAGCGACGCGACAGGCACCTGCTTCAGCTTGGCCTTTCCTCGTTGAGCGCGGCTTCCACCGGGCGGGCCGGCTGAACCTTTGTCGAAACGGCACAGTCGACTTAACAGGTTGGCCGTGTTTGTTCCGGCCCGTTCAGAAGCCCTCAGGAGGACTCTTCATGGATACCAAAGACACCATTTCCGTACTCAACGATCTCATCGAAACCAGCAAGGATGGAGAGAAGGGTTTTCGCGAATGCGCTGAGGATCTGAAGAGCCCGCAGCTGAAAACCAGCATGACCCAGCGTGCCCAGGACTGCGCCACGGCCGCCGCCGAGTTGCAGCAATTGGTGCGCTCGCTGGGCGGCGACCCGGAGACCTCGACCAGCACCGCCGGCGACATGCACCGTCGCTGGGTGGATCTGAAATCGATGCTGACCGGCAAGGACGACGAGGCGATCCTCAACGAATGCGAGCGTGGCGAGGATGTTGCCCTCAAGAGCTACCGCAAGGCGTTGGAGAAAGAACTGCCGCCAGAGGTCCGCGCGGTGGTCGAACGTCAGATGCAGGGCGTGCAGCGCAACCATGATCAGGTCAAGGCACTGCGCGACGCCGAGCGTGCCCGCAGCTGACCGCATTTTCGATCTGCGATGCGCCGGCCCTGGGCCGGCGTATTCGTTTCTACCACCGGTAAACGGTCGGGCCGGCTGCGATTCGCAGCGAGCTGCTAAGCTAACGCCCTTCGTTTTTCCGGGAGCCGGCTCATGAATTCATTCATTACCCCTCCTCCGGCTGATGAGACCCGTGCCCAGCGCGCGGAGCTGGCGCGGCTGGTGGCCAGTCTTGTCAGCGGTGAGGGTATGCACCCGACGGCGATCGAACCGCTGCATCTGGTCCGCTGCGACCGCCCTGGCGAGATAACCCACGGCCTGCACAAGCCGGCGCTGTGCATCATCGTTCAAGGCGGCAAGGAAGTGCTGTTGGCCAACGAACGCTACTGTTACGACCCGCTGCATTACCTGGTGGTGTCCGTCACGCTGCCCGTGGCCGGCCGTGTGGTG includes the following:
- a CDS encoding heavy metal sensor histidine kinase — its product is MSLMPRSLSLRLALMFALVSTALLGAIGFYLYQSLEREIAWRDDQALLGRLERMRALLDDSDSIEALRERPQLYANMLGNRDNLLWVLGEGGQPLIEINPAKLAIPQLPLEAQPRLDDLGDQARLAWVHIERPEGGLTLIAGKLLAEREQMLAAYRLKLWLALVTGALLAFLLGWLVSERGLRPVRQLTRRALAIDVQHLHLRIDDCAEFSELRALSDALNQMLARLEAGFTQLSRFSEDLAHEMRTPLSNLMGQTQQALRRVRSLEDYQSLLASNQEEYERLARMINNMLFLARTEQANERVGLQEIDLAEAVEQIGDYFEGIAEEHGMRLQNEATGKLRADPDLLRRALANLIANALRYGEAATVVTVVSQCTGDRIVISVANKGPAIPPEHLPRLFDRFYRCDPSRAEPGDSGGLGLAIVRSIMQLHGGEVRVTSDATGTCFSLAFPR
- a CDS encoding PA2169 family four-helix-bundle protein; translated protein: MDTKDTISVLNDLIETSKDGEKGFRECAEDLKSPQLKTSMTQRAQDCATAAAELQQLVRSLGGDPETSTSTAGDMHRRWVDLKSMLTGKDDEAILNECERGEDVALKSYRKALEKELPPEVRAVVERQMQGVQRNHDQVKALRDAERARS